Genomic segment of Flavobacteriales bacterium:
GGAATATTTAACCGATTGGCTATAAGCATTCCAAACAAAAAGCCTCTTGATTCAATGCCAACAACTGCGTCTAAATTCAGGTGTTTGTATCTTGTGGCAAATGTGTCGGCAATGTCATTGCATAGTTTATGGTCTTTCAAAACAGGTGTAATGTCTTTAAAAACAATGCCCGGTTTTGGAAAATCAGGCACATCACGAACCACGCTTTCCAATTGCTGCGAAACGGTTTTTATATTCATAACTTATTCAAGTTTAATGTCTAAATGAGAAACCAAACCAACCAAATTTTCTTTAGAAAACAGCGTTTTTTTTAACCTATTTTTCTCGGGAGATAGGATGAAATGGTTTGCAGTTCGGAAGTCTGTTTTTTCTAAAATACTTTGGTCAAAGGTGGCATAAAGCAAATTGCAAGTATCAAAAACAGCATTGGTCAAATCACATTCGGTAAAATCAGTCTCGGTTAAATCACAATTTGTAAAGCTGGTATTTTTTAGCAGGGTTTGATAAAATGAACAACTCTGAAGGTTGCAGTTATTAAATGTTACCGAAAGTCCAAATTTGTTGCACGTATCAAAATGAAGCCCTAACATTTTGCATTGGTCAAACAAAACATCTCGAAAAGTTGCATTAGATATTTTCACGAGACTGAGATTGCAGTTGATAAACGAGCAATCAATAAACTTGAATTCCGAAAAATTCTGATCGCCAAAATTACATTCGGCAAAACGGCAGTTTTCATACTCACCAGCTTGCAGTTCTTTAATGTTTTGATATTGTTGAGCGTCGAAATAATTCATTTTGCAAACTTAATTTCAAAGCACCCAATCAAAGAAATTATTGGTGATAATGCAATTATATTGTTGATTTGGATAGTCGGTTTGCCAACTTTGCCGCGGTTGATTTTTACTTTTACTCCACTTAATCTCAAATGTGTGATAGATCGTTGTTCAATCCAGTCTAAATCTGCACTCGAATATCGTCTCCAGAAATGTTAATACTTGCTCTTCCCTTGTAGTCCATATACTTCAACCATTCATTTATAAAAAAAACTCCCACAAAGCACCCTTTGTCAGGCCGTATTACCATGTCAGAAAAATTGTTGATAAAAGCATATTTTTAGGATTAGTAAAAATAATTAGACTAAAGTTTATGGTTAATCGTATGAATTAACCCTAATTATTCTGGTTACTTTGAATCTTAAACATGGATTTAATAAAAAACGGTCTGCATAAACTTCACTAAATTCGAGCCGTCAATTTTGCATTAGTATGTACAAACTCAAAAATTACATCAACGGACAGTTAGTGGAGCCAATTTCGGGAGAATATTTGGATAATTTT
This window contains:
- a CDS encoding pentapeptide repeat-containing protein translates to MNYFDAQQYQNIKELQAGEYENCRFAECNFGDQNFSEFKFIDCSFINCNLSLVKISNATFRDVLFDQCKMLGLHFDTCNKFGLSVTFNNCNLQSCSFYQTLLKNTSFTNCDLTETDFTECDLTNAVFDTCNLLYATFDQSILEKTDFRTANHFILSPEKNRLKKTLFSKENLVGLVSHLDIKLE